One window of the Anopheles cruzii chromosome 2, idAnoCruzAS_RS32_06, whole genome shotgun sequence genome contains the following:
- the LOC128276480 gene encoding terminal nucleotidyltransferase 5C: MISAWINPYNEKCGTLKVPDSYSQRIMDGYNLQPHQQQHTYSNGNSGTSAHCNGASRNGGTTMYTSAHGYPAATFNYATMSYAHSEGGSVSPPPSPRSNSSISSAYSSSSSTAASLSASSALSSSFSSSSSSSCISSAGSENGASYENLDIAAQRLAVLSFEQVRKLNDVMNEPVSIHGRGNFPTLEVKLKDLVNIVREKLETDVTSGGAGMTVKDIRVNGGLASHVLASEPQPYNDLDLIFAVDFSMSRSYDRVKSAVLSSLLDLMPEGVVKRKITQCSLKEAYVGKMVKVNSDGDRWSLISLGNSSGHKNVELKFVDTMRRQFEFSVDSFQIVLDSLLMFYDCAEMPMITENFYPSVVGESVYGDFQEALYHLQKKLISTRQPEEIRGGGLLKYCNLLVRNYMPVDTQKIKTLERYMCSRFFIDFPDIVQQRSKLESYLKNHFFDEGEEHLQYQYLMHLFDVVEQSTVCLMGHERRQTLMLIESLAIEILYRDQQQQHNAGIITTTSPTGSSTSPVPGSAQHSTLQLQTQMSQLSLSPQQLSPQPSALLGQHHSQAHSPSGHQSSQASPQSQQSTQQQHQLASQTQQQSQAQQPAAIAQTQAITLAPQPGLLYANGIYYAPIIPYTQCTCNSWIAT, encoded by the coding sequence TGCGGAACTTTAAAAGTTCCCGACTCTTATTCTCAACGCATCATGGACGGTTACAATTTGCAaccgcatcagcagcagcatactTATTCCAACGGAAACAGCGGTACCAGCGCCCATTGTAACGGTGCAAGTCGGAATGGCGGAACCACGATGTATACTAGTGCCCACGGTTATCCGGCAGCAACGTTCAACTACGCGACGATGAGTTACGCGCACTCTGAAGGAGGATCAGTATCTCCGCCACCGTCACCCCGATCCAACAGCTCCATCTCTTCTGCGtactcttcctcgtcgtccacGGCGGCTTCGCTGTCGGCTTCATCAGCTCTATCTTCCTCGTTTTCGTCCTCGTCATCTTCGTCCTGTATTTCTTCGGCCGGATCCGAGAATGGCGCTTCATATGAAAACCTGGACATTGCGGCACAACGGCTGGCGGTGCTGTCGTTCGAGCAAGTCCGGAAACTGAACGACGTGATGAACGAGCCGGTATCGATCCACGGACGTGGAAACTTTCCGACCCTTGAGGTGAAGCTGAAAGATCTGGTGAACATTGTGCGCGAAAAGCTAGAAACGGACGTTACATCCGGAGGCGCTGGAATGACGGTGAAGGATATTCGCGTGAACGGTGGCCTTGCTAGTCATGTTTTGGCGTCTGAGCCTCAGCCATACAATGATCTCGATCTGATCTTTGCCGTCGACTTCAGCATGAGCCGAAGCTATGATCGGGTCAAGTCGGCGGTGCTATCCTCATTGCTCGACCTAATGCCTGAGGGTGTCGTGAAGCGCAAGATTACTCAGTGCTCGCTGAAGGAGGCGTACGTTGGCAAGATGGTGAAGGTGAACAGTGACGGTGACCGCTGGAGCCTCATCTCGCTCGGCAATTCTTCCGGTCACAAGAACGTGGAGCTTAAGTTTGTCGATACAATGCGCCGTCAGTTCGAGTTCAGCGTCGACTCCTTTCAAATCGTGTTAGATTCGCTCTTGATGTTCTACGACTGCGCTGAAATGCCGATGATCACAGAAAACTTCTATCCGAGTGTCGTTGGAGAGTCGGTATACGGCGATTTTCAAGAGGCGTTATATCACTTGCAAAAAAAGTTGATCTCTACTCGCCAACCGGAGGAGATCCGTGGCGGTGGTCTTCTAAAGTATTGCAATTTACTGGTGAGGAACTACATGCCAGTAGATACGCAGAAGATCAAAACCTTGGAGCGGTACATGTGCTCACGATTCTTCATCGATTTTCCGGACATCGTTCAACAACGCAGCAAGCTGGAATCGTACCTGAAGAATCACTTTTTCGATGAAGGCGAGGAGCATCTACAGTACCAGTACCTGATGCATTTATTCGACGTCGTTGAACAGTCGACTGTGTGCCTCATGGGCCATGAGCGTCGGCAAACGTTAATGCTGATCGAGTCCCTTGCCATTGAAATTTTGTATCGagaccaacaacagcagcacaacGCTGGCATTATCACCACCACATCGCCGACCGGTAGCTCAACCTCACCGGTGCCTGGCAGTGCCCAGCACTCAACGCTACAGCTGCAGACACAAATGTCTCAACTATCACTATCTCCACAACAGCTGTCTCCGCAGCCTTCGGCGTTGCTTGGCCAACATCACTCCCAGGCTCATTCGCCTAGTGGCCATCAATCTTCCCAAGCATCTCCGCAGTCTCAACAGtcaacacagcagcagcatcaattGGCATCTCAAACGCAGCAGCAATCGCAAGCGCAGCAACCTGCAGCGATTGCTCAGACCCAGGCCATAACATTAGCTCCGCAGCCCGGACTGCTGTACGCCAACGGAATCTACTACGCCCCAATCATTCCTTATACCCAGTGCACCTGCAACAGTTGGATCGCAACGTGA